The proteins below come from a single Roseofilum reptotaenium CS-1145 genomic window:
- a CDS encoding tetratricopeptide repeat protein — translation MKGKVLTGLGELSQLQNDYETAFSYHTQAIAILEKLGAKCDLAEAYYQLGLTYQETGELAQSQDDFNRAIKLWEQINAPKQMARVRESIKK, via the coding sequence ATCAAAGGAAAAGTACTGACTGGACTTGGCGAACTCTCTCAGCTCCAAAACGACTATGAAACCGCCTTCTCCTATCACACTCAAGCGATCGCAATCTTAGAGAAACTTGGGGCAAAATGTGACCTCGCTGAAGCGTATTATCAACTGGGATTAACCTATCAAGAAACCGGAGAACTTGCCCAGAGCCAAGATGACTTTAACCGAGCTATTAAACTTTGGGAACAAATCAACGCGCCGAAACAAATGGCACGGGTACGGGAATCCATAAAAAAGTAA
- a CDS encoding helix-turn-helix domain-containing protein has protein sequence MEEHMSREDIYSLIYGQMSQEEKLRLEVVQSLSEPCDRKTYKQKLEEAAQKLGKSKRTVQRLMKDWKENGVSALFPTTRADKTKHRISQEWQEFIQDTYMEELIKGRRISIKEIALKVQERATKLGEADHPSERTIRRVLKNMYDEPEDIYGEEGKRGIHEVNIPIKANAKVYISADSAEESIAQAIKTWDYHNIHNCQIDGSILSRKIDPNIDDLDTSREPPVRKLIPKQSLVRQMEKCHQVREENVEDYLRYEEALVWLKDINAFPWVRCFGPDRIPGRTGLSREISCVNSDDVIIVGYSDLKVGAPLWDWEGEEYYYRRVFLINKDDYKNYSPGRYPTEAKLTKSLKPGFAGIHPKLYI, from the coding sequence ATGGAAGAACATATGAGTAGAGAGGATATATACTCTCTGATCTATGGCCAAATGTCCCAGGAGGAAAAGCTGCGGCTAGAGGTAGTTCAGTCTTTGTCTGAGCCTTGCGATCGCAAGACATACAAGCAAAAGCTGGAGGAAGCTGCTCAGAAGCTCGGTAAATCCAAGCGAACTGTGCAGCGATTGATGAAGGACTGGAAAGAAAATGGAGTTTCAGCCCTCTTTCCCACCACTAGAGCTGATAAAACTAAGCATCGAATTTCTCAAGAGTGGCAAGAATTTATTCAGGATACTTACATGGAGGAACTGATCAAAGGCAGACGAATAAGTATAAAAGAGATTGCCTTAAAAGTACAAGAAAGGGCTACAAAGCTAGGAGAAGCCGATCATCCTAGCGAGAGAACTATTCGACGGGTACTTAAAAATATGTACGACGAACCAGAAGATATTTACGGTGAGGAAGGAAAAAGAGGGATTCACGAGGTTAATATACCGATTAAAGCAAATGCTAAAGTGTATATCTCTGCAGATTCTGCTGAAGAAAGTATAGCTCAAGCAATTAAGACTTGGGATTATCACAATATCCACAATTGTCAGATAGATGGATCTATTTTATCAAGAAAAATAGATCCGAACATTGATGATTTAGATACTTCAAGAGAACCTCCAGTAAGAAAATTAATCCCTAAACAAAGCTTGGTAAGACAAATGGAAAAATGCCATCAAGTTAGAGAGGAGAACGTGGAAGATTATCTCAGATACGAAGAGGCCTTAGTTTGGCTTAAAGATATTAATGCGTTTCCCTGGGTACGTTGCTTTGGCCCCGATCGAATACCAGGGCGAACAGGATTATCTCGTGAAATCTCTTGTGTTAATAGTGACGATGTGATTATTGTAGGCTATTCAGATCTAAAAGTTGGCGCTCCTTTGTGGGACTGGGAAGGGGAAGAATATTACTACAGGCGAGTCTTTCTTATTAATAAAGACGACTACAAAAATTATTCTCCTGGTCGTTATCCTACAGAAGCTAAACTCACTAAAAGCTTAAAGCCAGGATTTGCAGGAATTCATCCGAAACTTTACATATAG
- the murJ gene encoding murein biosynthesis integral membrane protein MurJ, which produces MSESSKSSRSLAGIAGLVAIATLVSKVAGLVRQQAIAAAFGVGPAVDAYTYAYVVPGFLLILLGGINGPFHSAIVSALAKRKPEEAAPLVETITTLISLILLPVTLFLMVAADPLINLVAPGLLQTPEGMEIHAIAVEQLRIMAPLALLAGWIGIGFGTLNAGDQYFLPSISPLFSSLTILASLGALFLQLGSDIINPEYARIGGQFLAWGTLGGAAIQWLAQLVVQWRSGLGTLRLRFQFRQPGVGQVLRVLGPATLSSGMMQINVYTDLFFASFIPQTASALGYAGLLVQTPLGILSNMLLVPLLPVFSRLTEPENWPELKQRIRQGMILTALAMLPLGGLMIALSDAIVRVVYERGAFNPQASQFVSSLLVAYGIGMFVYLGRDVLVRVFYALGDGQTPFRISTISIVLNGVLDYVLIQSFGAPGLVLATVGVNLFSMVAMIILLDRKLQGLRWQGWMFPILSLTVVSAIASSLAWFINDTLEQLWTTPSFLFHLLQLSISGSIGLGIFALLCLPLKLPETEAFIARIRQKLGR; this is translated from the coding sequence GTGTCAGAATCTTCTAAATCATCTCGCTCTTTAGCGGGAATTGCGGGGTTAGTGGCGATCGCCACCTTAGTCAGTAAAGTAGCCGGTTTAGTTCGCCAACAGGCGATCGCGGCGGCTTTTGGCGTGGGGCCGGCGGTAGATGCTTATACTTATGCCTATGTAGTTCCCGGTTTTCTGCTCATCCTCCTAGGGGGGATTAATGGCCCATTTCACAGTGCCATTGTCAGTGCTTTAGCCAAGCGCAAACCGGAAGAGGCTGCGCCTTTGGTGGAAACGATTACTACATTAATTAGTCTGATTTTACTGCCCGTGACCCTATTTCTGATGGTGGCAGCCGATCCACTCATCAATTTGGTAGCTCCAGGACTCTTGCAAACGCCGGAAGGAATGGAGATTCATGCGATCGCCGTGGAACAACTGCGGATCATGGCTCCCCTGGCGCTCCTTGCGGGTTGGATTGGTATTGGATTTGGCACATTGAACGCGGGCGATCAGTATTTCCTCCCCTCCATTAGTCCCTTGTTTTCCAGTTTGACCATTTTAGCCAGTTTAGGCGCTCTCTTCCTGCAATTAGGCTCCGATATCATCAACCCCGAATATGCTCGCATCGGCGGTCAATTCCTAGCCTGGGGAACCCTGGGAGGTGCGGCGATCCAATGGTTAGCGCAACTGGTGGTGCAATGGCGATCGGGGTTGGGAACCCTGCGGCTCAGGTTTCAGTTTCGTCAACCGGGAGTGGGTCAAGTGTTGCGGGTTCTCGGCCCGGCAACCTTATCTTCGGGGATGATGCAAATTAACGTTTACACTGACCTGTTTTTTGCCTCGTTCATCCCCCAAACCGCCTCAGCGTTAGGATATGCGGGATTATTGGTGCAAACACCTTTGGGTATTCTCTCGAATATGCTCCTGGTTCCCCTGCTACCCGTTTTTTCTCGGCTTACGGAACCGGAAAATTGGCCGGAACTGAAGCAGCGCATCCGCCAAGGGATGATTCTCACGGCGCTGGCGATGTTACCGTTAGGGGGGTTGATGATTGCCCTGAGTGATGCGATCGTGCGGGTGGTGTACGAGCGCGGAGCCTTTAACCCGCAAGCCTCCCAGTTTGTCTCAAGTTTACTCGTAGCCTATGGCATCGGCATGTTTGTTTACTTAGGCCGAGATGTCTTGGTGCGTGTCTTTTATGCCCTCGGAGATGGTCAAACTCCATTTCGGATTAGCACGATCAGTATCGTCTTGAATGGGGTTTTAGATTATGTATTAATTCAGTCCTTTGGCGCACCGGGCCTGGTGTTAGCTACAGTTGGCGTTAACCTGTTTTCCATGGTGGCAATGATTATTTTGCTCGATCGCAAGCTTCAGGGTTTACGCTGGCAAGGGTGGATGTTTCCGATACTGAGCTTGACGGTGGTGAGTGCGATCGCCTCCTCCCTAGCATGGTTCATCAACGACACCTTAGAACAACTCTGGACAACCCCCAGCTTCCTCTTCCATCTCCTGCAACTCTCCATTTCCGGCTCCATCGGTTTAGGAATTTTCGCCCTCCTCTGCCTCCCGTTAAAATTACCGGAAACCGAAGCATTTATCGCTCGCATCCGACAAAAGTTAGGACGGTAA